A region from the Euzebyales bacterium genome encodes:
- a CDS encoding carbonic anhydrase: MTEPNDTEATTSLVDGNRSYSETFDAGHTPKLPARGLFVLTCMDARVDPLRLLGLELGDAHIMRNAGGRVSDDAVRSLVVSSALQGTREVAVIHHTDCGLGATTDEQMRADLAARGVDVGNLWIGAFDDVDDSVRDDVATLRASLAGAEVTVTGYVYDVRTGALREVDGA, encoded by the coding sequence ATGACGGAGCCAAACGACACCGAAGCCACGACATCGCTCGTCGACGGGAACCGTTCGTACAGCGAGACGTTCGACGCCGGCCACACACCAAAGCTGCCCGCGCGTGGGTTGTTCGTGCTCACGTGCATGGACGCGCGCGTCGATCCCCTGCGACTGCTCGGCCTCGAGCTCGGCGACGCGCACATTATGCGCAACGCCGGCGGGCGCGTGTCCGATGACGCAGTGCGGTCGCTGGTCGTGTCGTCCGCTTTGCAGGGCACGCGCGAGGTGGCGGTCATCCACCACACCGACTGCGGTCTGGGAGCGACGACGGACGAACAGATGCGGGCGGACCTGGCGGCGCGCGGCGTCGACGTGGGAAACCTGTGGATCGGCGCGTTCGACGACGTCGACGACAGCGTGCGGGACGATGTCGCCACACTGCGCGCCTCGCTGGCGGGCGCCGAGGTCACGGTGACCGGATACGTGTACGACGTGCGCACGGGCGCCCTGCGCGAGGTCGACGGCGCCTGA